In the Siphonobacter curvatus genome, one interval contains:
- a CDS encoding toxin-antitoxin system YwqK family antitoxin — MRMSVDTTITKISSFWFVAGLCVCLSQTTFAQNDSIFTTAKKPLIEKSGRKTILDELSEKKNKIKEAFSSKENLKKAALEGVSASAGVNSPLGELNSDGLPADLGLKVSHRTKKSGKKKINKFAASEYEGIPITHITNRLGSGERVTIEEFFVLKTYQAPSVYVRDIHWFDYRAHRILTTLIKDKEYAQILHGPYRRFRGEHLEEEGYYYMGTKHGRWEKYGKDVDGDEGLSDKQIYEKGFPNESVITYYDANQTKIKEVIPKMHGKYSGLYRSFYEGGQLKEEGTLDDSVRVKLWREYHQFGSGGRTKRDIQYGKDKYEAIEGTVLREYDNRGKLVYENKNKGKKEEEVEGDRF; from the coding sequence ATGCGTATGAGCGTTGATACAACGATAACTAAAATTTCCAGCTTCTGGTTTGTCGCCGGATTATGCGTGTGTCTAAGTCAGACGACTTTCGCCCAGAATGATTCCATCTTTACGACGGCTAAGAAGCCCCTCATCGAGAAAAGCGGCCGCAAAACGATTCTGGACGAACTGAGCGAAAAAAAGAATAAAATCAAGGAGGCTTTCAGCAGTAAGGAAAATTTGAAAAAGGCCGCTCTGGAAGGGGTATCGGCTAGTGCAGGTGTGAACTCTCCACTCGGGGAACTTAACAGTGACGGATTACCGGCCGATCTGGGATTGAAAGTATCGCACCGAACGAAGAAAAGCGGGAAAAAGAAAATCAACAAATTCGCGGCTAGCGAGTACGAGGGCATTCCCATTACCCATATTACCAATCGACTGGGCTCAGGCGAACGCGTAACCATTGAAGAGTTTTTTGTACTTAAAACCTACCAGGCTCCCAGCGTCTACGTTCGAGATATTCACTGGTTTGACTACCGGGCACACCGGATTCTGACGACTTTGATCAAAGACAAAGAATACGCCCAGATTCTGCACGGTCCCTACCGACGATTCCGGGGTGAACACCTGGAAGAAGAGGGTTATTATTATATGGGCACCAAACACGGTCGCTGGGAAAAGTACGGTAAGGATGTGGACGGAGATGAGGGACTGTCGGATAAACAGATCTATGAAAAAGGTTTTCCCAACGAATCGGTTATCACGTATTACGATGCGAATCAAACCAAAATCAAGGAAGTGATTCCCAAAATGCACGGAAAGTACAGTGGCCTGTACCGTTCGTTTTACGAGGGAGGGCAGCTCAAAGAAGAGGGGACGCTGGATGATTCCGTACGCGTGAAACTTTGGCGGGAGTATCATCAGTTCGGTTCGGGTGGGCGTACCAAACGGGATATTCAGTACGGAAAAGACAAGTACGAAGCTATTGAAGGCACGGTGCTGCGGGAGTATGACAACCGGGGTAAACTGGTGTACGAAAACAAAAACAAGGGCAAAAAAGAGGAGGAAGTGGAAGGAGACCGTTTCTGA
- a CDS encoding YceD family protein, whose amino-acid sequence MSNPKELRQYDIDILQLENKHYDFHFEGGNEFFAALDQNLISKGAFKAKVGLDKSSTMLQLSFDIAGSYELICDRSLDPFEEPFQTKEKQILKFGDKAEQLSDEIEIIPWETATVNIARFLFDFIGLTVPMKKLHPRFRTAESDEEDEEATAEILVYSSAKPEENAEPEVDPRWEALKKLKNGSKGS is encoded by the coding sequence ATGAGTAATCCAAAGGAATTACGCCAATACGATATTGATATTCTCCAGCTCGAAAACAAGCATTACGACTTTCATTTCGAGGGAGGTAACGAATTTTTCGCTGCTCTGGATCAGAATCTGATTTCAAAAGGAGCTTTTAAAGCGAAAGTAGGTCTGGACAAATCGTCCACGATGCTGCAACTGAGTTTTGATATTGCCGGTAGCTACGAACTCATCTGTGACCGTAGTCTGGATCCTTTCGAGGAACCGTTTCAGACGAAGGAGAAGCAGATTCTAAAGTTTGGAGATAAGGCAGAGCAACTCTCGGATGAAATCGAAATTATTCCCTGGGAAACGGCTACCGTAAACATCGCCCGCTTCCTGTTTGATTTCATCGGCTTAACCGTCCCCATGAAAAAGCTACATCCCCGGTTTCGTACCGCAGAGAGCGATGAAGAGGACGAAGAAGCTACCGCCGAAATTCTGGTGTATTCATCGGCTAAGCCCGAAGAAAACGCCGAACCCGAGGTAGATCCCCGCTGGGAAGCCCTGAAAAAGTTGAAAAATGGTTCGAAAGGATCCTGA
- the rpmF gene encoding 50S ribosomal protein L32, translated as MAHPKRRHSSTRRDKRRTHDNLTVKQLATDATTGEVHLYHRAHVHEGNLYYRGKVVVENYKANA; from the coding sequence ATGGCACACCCTAAACGCCGTCACTCCAGCACCCGTCGTGACAAACGCCGGACTCATGATAATCTGACCGTAAAACAATTGGCAACGGATGCCACTACGGGCGAAGTACACCTTTACCACCGGGCTCACGTACACGAAGGAAATCTGTACTACCGCGGTAAAGTGGTAGTTGAGAACTACAAAGCCAACGCCTAA
- the plsX gene encoding phosphate acyltransferase PlsX, with protein sequence MKIAVDVMGGDFAPKAIVEGALLAANELTEQVRIVLIGNQADIQEVLGERTLPATIEIVHTTEVIAMGEHPTKALSQKPNSSIGVGFKLLKERVVDAFCSAGNTGAMHVGALFSVKAVEGLIRPAIVGFAPQVSGKMAVLLDIGANADCKPEMLEQFGEIGSLYAQYTHGVDNPRVALVNIGEEEQKGSLVAQAAHQLMKATKKYNFIGNLEGKELFTDKADVIVCDGFTGNVILKMGESIYDILKSRGVDDEFVNHMNYEAAGGSPILGVNGNVIIAHGISSPLAIKSMILLAKRQVESDVYTKIKQALS encoded by the coding sequence ATGAAGATTGCTGTTGATGTTATGGGGGGTGATTTTGCCCCAAAAGCGATTGTAGAAGGAGCATTGCTGGCTGCTAATGAATTAACCGAGCAAGTTCGAATCGTATTGATTGGAAATCAGGCGGATATTCAGGAAGTCTTAGGTGAACGAACGTTACCGGCTACGATCGAAATTGTACATACCACCGAAGTGATTGCCATGGGCGAGCATCCTACCAAGGCCCTTTCTCAGAAGCCCAATTCCAGCATTGGAGTTGGGTTTAAACTTTTGAAAGAGCGAGTCGTAGATGCTTTCTGCTCGGCTGGCAATACGGGAGCGATGCACGTAGGGGCTCTCTTTAGCGTGAAAGCTGTTGAAGGACTCATTCGGCCCGCTATCGTGGGTTTTGCTCCGCAGGTTTCGGGTAAAATGGCCGTTTTGCTGGATATTGGTGCCAATGCCGACTGCAAGCCCGAAATGCTTGAACAATTCGGTGAAATTGGTTCCCTATATGCACAGTATACCCACGGTGTCGATAATCCTCGCGTAGCACTGGTGAATATTGGTGAAGAAGAACAGAAAGGATCACTCGTAGCTCAGGCGGCTCATCAGTTGATGAAAGCCACCAAGAAGTACAACTTTATCGGTAACCTCGAAGGTAAAGAGCTGTTTACGGATAAGGCAGATGTGATTGTTTGTGATGGATTTACCGGAAACGTCATTTTAAAAATGGGCGAATCCATTTATGATATTCTCAAAAGCCGGGGTGTGGACGACGAATTTGTCAACCACATGAATTACGAAGCCGCGGGCGGAAGCCCTATTTTAGGCGTGAATGGAAACGTCATTATTGCTCACGGTATTTCTTCCCCGCTAGCGATTAAGAGTATGATTCTATTAGCCAAACGGCAAGTCGAATCAGACGTATATACGAAGATCAAGCAAGCGTTAAGTTAG
- a CDS encoding beta-ketoacyl-ACP synthase III: MKITAAITGVHGYVPDYILTNEELSTMVDTSDEWITSRTGIKERHILKGEGQGTSVMGIEAVKGLLAKTNTKPEEIDLLLCATVTPDYVFPSTANLIATACGLGHVPSFDLGAACSGFVYALTIGSQFIETGKYRKVIVVGADKMSSIVDYQDRTTCVLFGDGAGAVLLEPNADGYGIVDSKVYSDGAGVQHLYQKAGGSKYPPTLETVQNREHFARQEGQAVFKFAVVRMAEVAAEIMERNQLTSEEIAWLVPHQANKRIIDATAQRMGIGPEKVMLNIHKYGNTTAATIPLCLWDYESQLKKGDNLVLAAFGGGFTWGAALVKWAI; the protein is encoded by the coding sequence ATGAAAATCACTGCAGCGATCACGGGCGTTCACGGATACGTGCCTGACTACATATTGACGAATGAAGAACTTTCGACAATGGTAGATACTTCAGACGAATGGATTACGAGTCGTACGGGCATCAAGGAGCGTCATATTCTCAAAGGCGAAGGACAAGGTACTTCGGTCATGGGCATTGAAGCAGTGAAGGGCTTACTGGCCAAAACGAATACGAAGCCGGAAGAAATAGATTTGTTGCTGTGTGCAACGGTTACTCCCGATTACGTATTTCCTTCAACGGCCAATCTGATTGCAACGGCTTGTGGTCTGGGTCACGTACCCAGCTTCGATTTAGGAGCGGCTTGCTCGGGCTTTGTCTATGCACTGACCATTGGCTCTCAGTTCATCGAAACCGGTAAATACCGCAAAGTCATTGTTGTGGGAGCGGATAAAATGTCATCCATCGTTGATTATCAGGATCGGACGACGTGTGTGCTGTTTGGTGACGGAGCCGGAGCTGTTTTGCTCGAACCCAATGCCGATGGATATGGTATTGTAGACTCGAAAGTTTATTCGGATGGAGCCGGTGTGCAACACCTGTACCAAAAGGCGGGGGGGAGTAAGTATCCACCCACGCTAGAAACGGTACAGAACCGCGAGCACTTTGCCCGTCAGGAAGGGCAGGCGGTATTCAAATTCGCCGTGGTACGAATGGCCGAGGTAGCCGCCGAAATCATGGAGCGAAATCAATTGACCAGCGAAGAGATTGCCTGGCTGGTACCTCACCAAGCCAATAAACGCATCATCGATGCGACGGCTCAACGCATGGGCATTGGGCCCGAAAAGGTAATGCTTAACATTCACAAGTACGGTAATACCACCGCAGCTACGATTCCACTGTGTTTGTGGGATTACGAAAGCCAACTCAAGAAAGGCGACAATCTGGTACTGGCTGCCTTTGGCGGTGGGTTTACCTGGGGTGCCGCTTTAGTAAAGTGGGCGATCTAA
- the efp gene encoding elongation factor P: MATTADIKNGLVINYNNDLFQIVEFLHVKPGKGPAFVRTKLRNLTTGRVIDNTFNSGVAIYPVRVERRTFQFLYKDETGYNFMDNETFDQITLDEKLVEGADLMKEGQNVEILINTETEAPLTMELPPFVELEVTYAEPGIRGDTANSPKKPVEVETGAKIMVPLFIEQGEKIRIDTRTYDYVERVK; the protein is encoded by the coding sequence ATGGCAACGACCGCAGACATTAAAAACGGCCTGGTCATTAATTACAATAACGACCTGTTCCAAATTGTCGAATTCTTACACGTGAAACCCGGTAAAGGCCCTGCTTTCGTACGTACGAAACTGCGAAACCTCACCACGGGTCGGGTTATTGATAACACGTTCAACTCCGGCGTAGCGATTTATCCAGTACGGGTAGAACGTCGTACGTTCCAGTTTCTTTACAAAGACGAGACGGGTTACAACTTCATGGATAATGAAACGTTCGATCAGATTACGCTGGACGAAAAACTCGTGGAAGGGGCTGATCTGATGAAAGAAGGCCAGAACGTTGAAATTCTGATCAATACGGAAACGGAAGCTCCCTTAACGATGGAATTACCTCCCTTTGTTGAACTGGAAGTAACCTACGCTGAGCCCGGTATCCGCGGGGATACGGCCAACTCCCCCAAGAAACCCGTAGAAGTAGAAACGGGTGCTAAAATCATGGTACCTCTGTTTATCGAGCAAGGTGAAAAAATCCGGATCGATACCCGTACCTACGATTACGTAGAACGCGTAAAGTAA
- the accB gene encoding acetyl-CoA carboxylase biotin carboxyl carrier protein, with amino-acid sequence METKDIQHLLDFIAQSGLDEVNIETTDLKISVKRYAGVAAPVAAPAPVAAPAAAPAPVATPSAPAAPAQPAAAAEASNLITVKSPMIGTFYRAGSPDAPAFVEVGTEIKPGKVVCVVEAMKLFNEIESEVSGRIVKVLVENATPVEYDQPLFLVEPV; translated from the coding sequence ATGGAAACCAAAGACATACAACATCTACTTGATTTCATCGCCCAATCTGGATTGGACGAAGTAAACATTGAAACGACTGACCTGAAAATCAGCGTGAAGCGTTACGCGGGTGTAGCAGCCCCCGTGGCGGCTCCAGCTCCGGTAGCCGCCCCCGCTGCCGCTCCGGCTCCGGTAGCTACTCCGAGTGCTCCGGCGGCTCCGGCCCAGCCTGCAGCGGCGGCGGAAGCTTCCAACCTGATTACGGTTAAGTCGCCCATGATCGGTACGTTCTACCGGGCGGGTAGCCCCGATGCTCCGGCATTCGTGGAAGTAGGTACGGAAATCAAGCCTGGTAAAGTAGTTTGTGTGGTTGAAGCCATGAAACTTTTCAACGAAATCGAGTCAGAAGTATCCGGCCGTATCGTGAAAGTACTGGTTGAAAATGCCACGCCGGTTGAATACGACCAGCCTCTGTTCTTAGTTGAACCTGTGTAA
- the accC gene encoding acetyl-CoA carboxylase biotin carboxylase subunit, producing MFKKILIANRGEIALRIIRTCREMGIKTVAVYSTADRESLHVRFADEAVCIGPPPSRQSYLSIPNLISAAEVTGADAIHPGYGFLSENAEFSQICREYGIKFIGATPEQINSMGDKATAKATMKAAGVPVIPGSDGLLESLEQGIELARGIYPVIIKATAGGGGRGMRVIRSEEEFEKAWHDARTESAAAFGNDGLYMEKFVEEPRHIEIQIVGDQFGRVCHLSERDCSIQRRHQKLVEETPSPIITPELRAKMGEAAIKGASAIGYEGAGTIEFLVDKHGNFYFMEMNTRIQVEHPITEEVTDFDLIKEQIKVAAGVPISGQSYSPKLYSMECRINAEDPGHNFRPAPGKITTLHLPGGHGVRIDSHVYAGYTIPPNYDSMIAKVIVTGQSREEVITRMKRALSEFVIEGVKTTIPFHLRLMDDPSFQSGQFTTQFLNDFDFSGL from the coding sequence ATGTTTAAGAAGATATTGATTGCCAACCGTGGCGAGATTGCCCTGCGGATCATCCGTACCTGTCGGGAAATGGGTATTAAAACGGTGGCTGTATACTCGACTGCCGATCGCGAAAGTCTGCACGTACGTTTTGCGGATGAGGCAGTATGTATCGGGCCTCCGCCAAGTCGCCAGTCTTATTTAAGTATCCCCAATTTGATTTCAGCGGCTGAAGTAACCGGTGCGGATGCCATTCACCCCGGTTATGGATTCCTTTCGGAAAATGCCGAGTTTTCGCAAATCTGCCGCGAATACGGAATCAAGTTCATTGGCGCTACTCCCGAGCAAATCAATTCCATGGGTGATAAGGCTACGGCCAAGGCAACCATGAAAGCCGCTGGTGTACCGGTTATCCCCGGTTCCGACGGTTTGCTGGAATCCCTTGAGCAGGGAATCGAGTTAGCCCGTGGTATTTACCCCGTCATCATCAAGGCTACGGCCGGTGGAGGTGGACGCGGTATGCGGGTCATTCGCAGCGAAGAAGAATTTGAAAAAGCCTGGCACGACGCTCGTACGGAATCGGCGGCGGCGTTCGGCAACGATGGTCTGTACATGGAGAAATTCGTGGAAGAACCCCGTCACATCGAAATTCAGATCGTAGGAGATCAATTTGGTCGGGTATGCCACCTGTCCGAACGCGATTGCTCCATCCAGCGTCGTCACCAGAAACTGGTCGAAGAAACGCCTTCTCCCATCATTACGCCGGAGTTACGGGCAAAAATGGGTGAAGCGGCCATCAAAGGAGCATCCGCCATCGGTTACGAAGGAGCGGGTACCATTGAGTTCCTCGTCGACAAACACGGTAACTTCTACTTCATGGAAATGAATACCCGTATTCAGGTTGAACACCCGATTACGGAAGAAGTAACCGATTTCGATTTGATCAAAGAACAAATCAAAGTGGCCGCCGGTGTACCCATTTCAGGTCAGAGCTACAGTCCGAAACTGTACTCCATGGAATGTCGCATCAATGCCGAAGATCCCGGACATAATTTCCGTCCGGCTCCCGGCAAAATCACGACGCTGCACCTGCCCGGTGGACATGGCGTACGGATTGACAGCCACGTATACGCGGGTTACACCATTCCGCCGAACTATGATTCCATGATTGCCAAGGTGATCGTAACGGGTCAGAGTCGGGAGGAAGTGATTACGCGGATGAAACGGGCTCTGTCGGAATTCGTCATCGAAGGCGTAAAAACGACGATTCCTTTCCATTTGCGACTCATGGACGATCCGTCCTTCCAAAGCGGACAGTTCACGACGCAATTCCTCAATGACTTCGATTTCAGCGGACTTTAA
- a CDS encoding amino acid permease yields the protein MSRIKSIASLQTEAAQQGSNTLKRSLSSWNLIAIGIGVIIGAGLFSLTGIAAANNTGPAVVLSFLLAAVGCAFSALCYAEFAAMVPVAGSAYTYAYATMGELFAWIIGWDLILEYSVGAATVSISWSQYLIKFLASYGIHLPPQWVRGPFEAVTLADGSTVSGIMNVPALLILWIITAIIIRGTKGSAWVNGIIVAIKVAVVIVFIALGIQYIKPENYHPFIPENTGTFGEFGASGILRGAGVIFFVFIGFDIVAAMAQEARNPQRTMPIGIIGSLAICTVLFVVFGFVLTGMAHYTEFKNSAAPIAVAIEKTPYQWLQQLIILGILIGYTSVIMVDLLGQSRVFYTMSKDGLLPRVFSSLHPRFQTPHKSNVLLCTFISLFAGFMPIHIVGEMVSIGTLLAFVMVCLGVIVLRKRQPETPRPFRTPWVPVVPILGILTCLLMMFSLPLDTWIRLIVWLLIGFAIYFLYGKKQSKLREK from the coding sequence ATGAGCCGGATTAAGTCCATTGCTTCGCTGCAAACCGAAGCTGCCCAGCAAGGTAGTAATACCCTAAAACGAAGCCTGAGTTCCTGGAATTTAATTGCCATTGGTATTGGCGTAATCATCGGAGCCGGACTTTTTTCGCTCACGGGTATCGCCGCAGCCAACAATACGGGTCCGGCCGTTGTACTATCCTTTTTGCTAGCGGCTGTTGGATGTGCGTTCAGTGCCCTGTGTTACGCCGAATTTGCGGCCATGGTGCCCGTAGCGGGTAGTGCGTATACGTATGCTTACGCCACCATGGGCGAACTTTTTGCTTGGATCATCGGCTGGGATTTAATCCTCGAATACTCCGTAGGAGCGGCTACCGTTTCGATTAGCTGGTCGCAGTACCTGATTAAATTTCTGGCTTCCTACGGGATTCATCTGCCACCGCAGTGGGTACGCGGTCCTTTTGAAGCCGTAACGCTGGCCGACGGTAGTACGGTCAGCGGAATTATGAATGTACCGGCCCTGCTTATTCTCTGGATCATCACTGCTATTATCATTCGGGGTACAAAGGGCTCGGCCTGGGTAAATGGCATCATCGTGGCGATCAAAGTTGCGGTCGTAATTGTGTTTATTGCGTTGGGTATTCAGTACATCAAACCGGAAAACTACCATCCCTTCATTCCTGAAAACACGGGTACTTTTGGCGAATTTGGAGCGAGTGGAATCCTTCGCGGAGCCGGGGTGATTTTCTTCGTATTCATTGGTTTTGATATTGTAGCCGCAATGGCTCAGGAAGCCCGCAATCCCCAACGAACCATGCCCATTGGCATTATTGGGTCTTTAGCCATCTGTACGGTCTTATTCGTGGTATTTGGCTTTGTCCTTACGGGTATGGCTCACTATACGGAATTTAAAAATAGTGCAGCTCCCATCGCCGTAGCGATCGAAAAAACGCCGTATCAGTGGCTACAGCAGCTGATCATCCTGGGCATTCTGATTGGATATACCTCCGTAATCATGGTGGACTTGCTAGGACAGTCCCGGGTGTTTTACACGATGAGTAAAGACGGCCTGCTGCCCCGCGTCTTTTCCAGCCTACATCCGCGTTTTCAGACGCCGCATAAATCCAACGTTTTACTGTGTACATTCATCAGCTTATTCGCCGGGTTCATGCCCATTCACATTGTAGGTGAAATGGTTAGTATTGGGACCTTACTAGCTTTTGTGATGGTTTGCCTGGGCGTAATTGTTCTCCGAAAACGACAACCCGAAACGCCTCGGCCGTTCCGTACGCCCTGGGTACCCGTCGTGCCCATTTTGGGCATTCTCACGTGCTTACTGATGATGTTTTCTCTGCCTTTAGATACCTGGATTCGTTTAATTGTATGGCTACTGATTGGCTTTGCGATTTATTTTTTATACGGAAAAAAGCAAAGTAAACTCCGAGAAAAATAG
- a CDS encoding glycosyltransferase family 2 protein, with product MLLSVIVPAYNEEKTIQRVLSRLESIQLLSPFEKEIIVINDCSKDQTERAVKEFQSLHPNLDLTYLKHEVNQGKGAALHTGFRAAKGDYIIVQDADLEYDPEEFNLLLKPIINGYADVVYGSRFMGGRPHRILFFWHSIGNKMLTFASNMFTNLNLTDMETCYKLFRADLLKGLKLEEKRFGFEPEVTAKISRIKGIRIYEVGVSYYGRTYEEGKKINWKDGFRAIYCILKYGLGG from the coding sequence ATGTTACTATCTGTTATTGTTCCCGCATACAACGAAGAAAAAACGATTCAACGCGTTCTTTCACGATTGGAATCCATTCAACTGTTATCCCCTTTTGAGAAAGAAATTATTGTCATCAATGACTGCTCAAAAGATCAGACGGAACGAGCCGTTAAGGAATTTCAAAGTCTGCATCCTAACCTGGATTTGACGTACTTAAAGCACGAAGTAAATCAGGGAAAGGGAGCTGCGTTACATACGGGTTTCAGAGCTGCTAAAGGAGATTATATCATTGTACAGGATGCGGATCTGGAGTATGACCCCGAAGAATTTAATCTACTGCTGAAACCGATCATCAATGGTTATGCCGATGTAGTGTACGGTTCGCGGTTTATGGGTGGTCGCCCGCACCGGATTTTGTTTTTCTGGCATTCCATCGGCAACAAAATGCTGACTTTCGCTAGCAACATGTTCACCAATCTTAACCTCACGGATATGGAAACGTGTTACAAACTCTTTCGGGCTGATCTACTAAAAGGGCTCAAACTGGAAGAAAAACGCTTCGGCTTTGAGCCCGAAGTAACGGCCAAAATTTCCCGTATCAAAGGCATCCGCATTTATGAAGTGGGCGTTTCGTATTACGGACGCACCTACGAGGAAGGTAAAAAAATCAACTGGAAAGACGGCTTTCGGGCCATATACTGTATTCTCAAGTACGGCTTGGGAGGCTAA
- a CDS encoding sialate O-acetylesterase, whose translation MKYLLPSFNTPLLSLLVGLLSTLSVSAQQVGWVTFDQLPRDNQLYARDDNNTALVPISGRTTGTDWEYMSVITYRNNQKYSYHKAAFTFIPNTTRATFQLSPTIKAELADYSFQVYCCRKQDSVLMATRSDVVAGDFFVIQGQSNANALKPYNYSGKYARTFSSTPAQSPNGVSQADTNWIDAGWAVSPVGYWGRELQRQVIETYKIPVCVVNGAFPGTKIDQQLGGIYDHLLYRIQKSRINRIRAYFYYQGEDDILGFTENYPAQFDQLQKKWQKDMPLVDRFVIMQLNLLASANYTAGAIRELQRKSPILYPKNDHFATVGLPSYDGIHYEVPGYQELAERLFRFLSPKLYKSTDTLQVRTPNIQKVFYGNAEKSSIVLEFDANQTMVWPADQVVTDLSGKSVTVSLKDFFYLDGKETSVAPVASGQASGNQVVLTLRNPIAATKLNYLPSYNIRSDMRFFPGPFLSNSRGLGAFTFHEFPIATAIELSLKAQLNRSVVSLNWPAVTNVQRYRLERKTASSNTYELLAELKGEATSYEDLTTEPSQTYTYRLKAISAVSESPYASAEIQSPALSESYLTANWRVMPNPATTNVSLSFGATLKGTLTLSSLQGAKLAQREISDEKSADLNVQTLKPGIYVLTLVTDTGLKVSKRLMKY comes from the coding sequence ATGAAATACCTTCTACCTTCCTTTAATACCCCTTTATTAAGTTTACTAGTGGGGTTATTGAGTACGCTTTCCGTGAGCGCCCAGCAAGTGGGCTGGGTCACGTTCGATCAGCTTCCCCGCGATAATCAGCTTTATGCCCGCGACGATAACAATACGGCCCTTGTACCGATCTCAGGCCGAACGACGGGTACGGATTGGGAATATATGTCGGTAATTACGTATCGGAACAATCAAAAGTATTCCTACCACAAAGCGGCCTTTACCTTTATCCCCAATACGACCCGGGCAACCTTTCAGTTGTCGCCGACCATCAAGGCCGAACTCGCCGACTATTCCTTTCAGGTGTACTGCTGCCGTAAGCAGGATTCGGTACTGATGGCCACTCGATCGGACGTGGTGGCGGGTGATTTTTTTGTAATCCAAGGGCAATCCAATGCCAATGCCCTCAAGCCTTACAACTATAGCGGTAAATATGCCCGCACCTTTTCGAGTACCCCCGCTCAGAGTCCGAATGGGGTTTCCCAAGCCGATACGAACTGGATTGACGCGGGTTGGGCCGTTTCTCCGGTCGGTTATTGGGGCCGGGAATTACAGCGGCAAGTAATCGAAACCTATAAAATTCCCGTTTGCGTGGTCAATGGAGCCTTTCCGGGTACAAAAATCGACCAGCAATTAGGCGGTATTTACGACCATTTGCTGTACCGGATTCAAAAATCCCGCATCAATCGCATTCGGGCGTATTTTTATTACCAGGGTGAAGATGACATCCTGGGCTTTACGGAAAATTATCCGGCTCAGTTTGACCAGTTGCAGAAGAAGTGGCAAAAGGATATGCCCCTGGTCGACCGCTTCGTCATTATGCAGCTCAACCTACTCGCTTCCGCTAATTATACGGCAGGAGCCATTCGGGAATTGCAGCGAAAAAGCCCAATACTGTATCCGAAGAATGACCACTTTGCTACCGTAGGATTACCCTCTTATGACGGCATTCATTATGAAGTACCGGGTTATCAGGAACTCGCCGAACGGCTTTTCCGCTTTCTTTCGCCCAAACTCTATAAATCCACGGATACACTGCAGGTTCGTACCCCTAACATCCAGAAGGTATTTTACGGAAACGCCGAAAAATCGAGTATCGTCCTGGAATTTGATGCCAACCAGACGATGGTATGGCCCGCCGATCAGGTAGTAACCGACCTATCCGGCAAATCGGTTACCGTCAGCCTAAAAGACTTTTTTTACCTGGACGGCAAGGAAACTTCCGTAGCTCCCGTCGCTTCGGGGCAGGCCAGCGGCAATCAGGTAGTACTGACGCTTCGAAATCCAATCGCAGCAACGAAGCTTAATTATCTGCCTTCGTACAACATCCGGTCGGATATGCGTTTTTTCCCAGGACCCTTTTTGTCAAATAGCCGGGGGCTGGGCGCATTTACTTTTCACGAATTTCCAATTGCAACGGCCATTGAGTTATCCCTAAAAGCTCAACTCAACCGGAGTGTCGTCTCGCTGAACTGGCCAGCCGTAACGAATGTCCAGCGTTATCGGCTGGAGCGGAAGACGGCTTCATCCAACACCTATGAATTACTAGCCGAACTCAAGGGTGAGGCCACTTCCTACGAAGATCTAACTACGGAACCCAGCCAAACCTATACGTATCGGCTAAAGGCCATTAGTGCCGTTTCGGAATCACCGTACGCTTCCGCTGAAATTCAAAGTCCTGCTTTATCAGAATCGTACTTAACGGCGAACTGGCGGGTTATGCCTAACCCCGCCACCACAAACGTCTCTCTGAGCTTTGGAGCAACGCTGAAAGGGACCTTGACACTATCTAGTTTGCAGGGTGCAAAACTGGCCCAACGGGAGATTTCCGACGAAAAATCGGCGGACTTGAACGTGCAAACGCTTAAACCCGGTATCTATGTACTGACGCTGGTGACTGATACGGGTCTGAAAGTAAGTAAACGATTGATGAAGTATTAA